The DNA region AGTTGTACCTGTTTGTCATCAGGAACCCCCTTGAACTCCAGGACTTCTTTCACTGTCGCTAGACAATCTAGAAACTCCTTCGACTGCAAGCCCCTTGGAATTTGGGAATACTAGTCCTAAGGTCTGTCTCCCATTGTCTCTGGTCTATTTTTGCGGTCGACAACCGACCTCCCCTACGATCCCTCCCAACATACTCTATCGCGTCCCCTTCAGAATAGGAATCATACTCGACATCCTCCAAGTTCACAGTCGGATTAGGGACTCGGCCGTGCCTCGGTTCGACCTCCTGCTGGGCCTCCATCAACGCTTCCATCCTCTCAGTCAGGCGATCCACAATCACGTCCAGCCTACGCTCCGACGCCACCTTCAGTCGGGTATCAATGATCTGCTCGATCCTCTGATCCAATTTGCCCTCCTCTGCAGCATGACATTGATTAGCCGTTCTTTGGGGCGGCATCGCTGATCCAAGAGCGAACGCGACTCtaataccaactgacgcaacGTACACGCTAACAACCTGTCACAAATCCGTTGATCCGGCaaaataccggaactacgaccttcaatcccctattgattcttcgaattcctaggaaatCGATATCCAACTCAAATCGAATCTGAGAATGGGCGAAAGAGCACGGTAGCTCCAAActagtttatttcttttgtgcaatttaggttttctttagaccctatttaagctttgtaagCCCTAAGTTAAGAACGTTTTGTCTTTTGATCagttaataaaaattggagctttcgtgctctttgcccaatcttggatttgattcgagtttgatgcatATTCCCTGGTactcgtagaatcaacagatgatagaaggtcgtagttctgGTATTCGTGCACGAATTAACGGGTCTGTGACTAGTTACTCGCGTGTACACTGCGTCAGCCTGCCACTGTGAAGTTCCCTTTAGGATGAGCTAACCTAATGATCTTATCTTCCAAACTACTACAGGATCTAATGTGTTGTAACCCTTCCTGAATTGCAAACAACTCAGGAGATCTTCTACTTCTCCAAATCCATCTATCCTCCTCTATAATAGCAGAAACTCTAGAACGTTTTGTGAGACCGGCACTTGAGAGCATAAGAGCAGGAATTTGGTATTTTAAGTGACCAAAAAATTCCTTTATCTAATTATGTAAGCTCTTGACCAGGCAATCCATAGAGATCCTACTCCACTAATAAGAAGCCAAATGAACCTCACTATACACGCGCGATTCCATGCATAAAGCTGCTTTAGTCCAAGTCCCCCTTCCTTCTTAGGTAGGCAAACTGTCTCCCAAGCAACTTTTGATCCTTTTGCAGTAGCATCCTTTCCTTTCCAGAGAAAAGCTTTGCATTTTCCCTTTACAACCTTCAAAACCTACTTAGGTAACATAAACGCTCTGCACCAGAAATTTATCGTTGAGTGCAACACAGATTGAATCAACTGTAGCCTTCCTGCATATGATAGCTTCTTAGCTGTCCACGTGTTTATTCTCTGAGTAATCTTCTCAACATTAGGCTTACATTCCTTATCTGAAATCCTACCAGGTACAAGTGGAACTCCACTGGAAGAGAACCTCTCTTAAAGCCACTAATCCCCACCATTCTCCTCACCACTTCATGATCAACCCCAGCAGTATACATCTCAGTTTTGCTAGGATTTAATTTCAGACCAGaaataaaattcatgaaaGACATCCAACAAAGCTCTAATAGATTGCAGCTCTCCTTTAACAAAACATCAAGAGATCATCAACAAACCCCAAATGAGTAGCATTCACTCTAGAGCAGAAAAGGTGATAGGCAAGTCTCTTATTTGCAACAGCTTCATTAAGACCTCAATAGCAACTACAAACAAGTAGGGAGACAAAGGATCTCCTTGCCGAACTCCTTTCTGTCCCTTGAAGTAACCCTCTAGACTGCCATTAACGCAGATTGAACAGTGTGCACCAGTAATGCAAACCCTTATACAAGCAAGAAATTGTTTAGGCACTCCAATAACTTCCAGCACAGTAATGATGAAATTCCAATCTACAGAGTCTAACGCTTTCATGATATCAGCTTTTATAGCACAACGAGGACTCACATCCTTCCTTTTATAATCCGTAACCGATTCATGAGCAAGCTGGATATTATCCCTTATGTCCCTGCCCTTGACAAAAGCACTTTGCACAGGTGAAATAAAATCAGGGAGGAAACACTTAATTCTATCCGAGAGAATCTTTGTAATGCACTTGCAAGTGACATTGCAACAAGAGATTGGCCTGAACTCTTAGATTAATTtgatgaacatatatatattactgtaGAGAAGATTGAAGACCACTGATAAGCTCATTGGTTGGGTATTTCTTCTTGAAGCGTATAAGCTGCTTCGACATGGGGAGGTGAGGCCTCACCCCTATCGCACCTTGCATGGACTCAATCGCTCTATGCCCGACTGGGTCGAGCAATGATGTTAACCTGTCAGTCACAATCCACACAGTCTCATCATTTAGCATCCCTGCCTTTCTCGCGCGCAAGAATATCTGAGACCCGAGCGAAGCAGTCATGTGAACCAGGAAAACCCTTGTCTGCATATGCATCAGCTTGGCGAGCTTGTTTAGTATATTGATATCTTGGGCTGATGGATGAATCACACTTCTATAAGGTACCTGAGACAAACCATGCACGTAAGTTAATTTCTCATACACGTATCcgtgacgtggcacgtggagagatagtgggccacacttgccacgtaggcgccacgtcagcacggccgttagatgtcgatgGAAGAGATAAcgccgagatagatttgatgcgaaaagtaaaccatgagatagatttgaccaaaaaaaacataggatagatttgacaaaacgggcaaaccatgagtcattttaggtaaatgcCCCTTTTTAGTTCAAACACACTCTTGGTGTTTAACTCACTCACCAGAGGAATCAAAAACTCATACTTGTCTCACGAGTCTGCAAGTTATTGCAAAACAAAGAGAACTGAAACGAGAGAGAATAACACACACAGGGAGAATGGGAGAATGAGAGAATGGAActattttttacattaaagATCTATCATACAGATTTATAGAGTACAAACACAAAAACGTAGACAACACAGCAGTAAGTAACTGCCTCTAACACACCAGTAACTGCCACATTACACATGCCTTGCACTACTAAAAAATAGGAACCTGACCAAACATTAAAGGACACATAATAGAACCATAAGTAACTGTCTGCTGATCTGATCTAATCCACATCAGCACAGCAGTGCTGATTCAATCTCCAACATACTCCTCCTTGGATCAGAGACTGCCACAAAACTCCAATATTTTCCTTATGCCACTCAACCTTGTAACAATGAGATGACTTAGTGAACAAATCAGCCAACTGGTCCTTGTTTTTGCAGTACACCAGTTTAACTCCTCTACGTTGCTGCACCTCTCCAAAATAGTAGAACTTCACCTTAAACAATTGAGCAGCTTCTTCTAAACCAAAATTTAAGTTTTCCTTCAACTTCCCTGACCAAATTGCCTTGTACATATTGACAGAACCTTCATCCCACTTCTGGTTTTTCTCAACCATGCTCAACTCCTCCCGCATTGTACCTTTCCGTTGGTCTTCTTTGGCTTCCTCTAAGCACGCTGGCTCAAAGACAGCTACATTACACCTTTGGTACACTTCTGTTAGTGATCTGGTGCCTCTTATAGGTGGATCATCTACCAATTCCTCAAAATACAATGCTTCAATATGCTTCTCAAATTGTGTGTTCTAAGGTGCAATCTGCAATTGCTGTGCAGCACCTTTCCCATTCTTTTCAATCTCCTCAACCTGACTTTCCATAGCTACATGCCTTTTGTCCATTGGATTGAACAAAAAACCTTCATCTCTCATAGGAATCACAAGCACTGTCTGCCCATCAACATTTGCAATGACACATTCTTGCTTCTCAAACACTACCTTGAATCCTTTCTTAACCAACTGACCAACACTAAGTAAGTTTTGGTCAATTTGAGGCACAAACAACACTTCAGTAATCAACTTAGTACCACTAGGACCCTTAATCAATACATCTCCTTTCCCTTCAACAGTAATGAAATCACCATTCCCTATTCTCACTTTTGACTTTACTGATCTGTCTAACTTACAAAACAAGCCTTCATTGCCTGTCATATGGTTAGTACTACCACTATCTACAAGCCAGCCATCCCTAGATGCATTTGAAGTAACGCAGGAGGCCACAAATAGATGCTCTACCTCATTTGCTTCTGCAGTCTGTGCTTCTCCAAAATGATGATGCTTCTCCCTGCAAATCCTCTGCACATGCCCCATTTTGTGGTATTTTCTACACTTTACATCAGGTCTCCTCCAACATCTGAAGTGAGGATGGCCCTTTTTCCCACAATGCTTACAAGGATCTGAATCGCCCTAGCCATCTCCAGCATCTGAACTTGTGCTCCCTTGGTTGTTTGCAAGATTTCCTTGCTTCACTTTGGCTTGCAATGCACCCTCTACTGGCTCTTCTATCCTCATCATTCTCCTATGTTCTGGTGCTTGTAAAGCACTTAGAACTTCGGCAAACTTCAGATCTGACAATTCCTTTGTATTCTCCAGCGAAGCAATGGTTGCTTCATATCTTTCTGGTACTGAAACTAGCAACTTTTGCACCAGCCTTGCTTCACTTAAGTCAGTCCCTAACACcaatattttatttgctaTTTCCACAAGCTTATCTGCAAATTGTTTCGCTGTTTCACTCTCATTCATTTGCAACCTCTCGAACTCTCTCATAAGGTTGAGAACCTTCATACCTCTAATCTTCTCATCTCCTTCATACTCAGTCTTCAAATAGTCCCATATCGCCTTGGCTGACTGAAGCCTCATAATCCTGGTGAAAAGAGTGGCTGATACTGCAGCATAAAGGCACGATTTTGCCTTAGCCTTCCTGGTCACCctctgttgggaattggtgtatgccctagaggcaatctataatcagttttgtaatatgatatctatttcattataaaacgaggcatatctgttattgtgtagattgcgctaaatatgattttacacaataatgtccttggaatagtaggttcaataggcatcaagtgtgacttgattgtgagatcctataattactgaacattattcctaaatgtccatagtcaaagtattatcgttaattaggacaacggtaatacggttagactagtgtgagtgttgattgatgaccaaatctcataggtcatggatatggagatatcaaatcacaccacatgtatacattaagtgtaatgtgtattggactgacccaccatgagattgctacatgggttgttacgtgactgtcattagcatatctcaaagtgactatagtgtaatggtcctttgacttgaggtcaccatggattcctacgtgtaatgtcgtaaattttgatactgtcaaacgccaccgtaactggttggttataaagatagttattgggtatgccacaaagcatggaaaagaatgtgagtgaccaagataggatttgtccctcctacgaaacgggagcgatatctcacggccacttggtggttaagtctaaaagtgtatgcatacccaaatgagtcgatataatgatatcgagctcatttgctctgatagacttacccggtaaatcaagaaagagagatattaagccatacaaggatgtcatcgaccatgccttgggctcaatagagatatagaggacaatggattatattacacggtaatataggtcacgaggttcgtcgagaaattgactttccgattacttgagtaacagtgatgcattgctagatgccgctcactgtttgtaatattaaaatagagatttcgatattactatcaacgtaattgggaacctacagggtcacacactacgactaacttgacgagatattttgaaacaacaaaattgtctaataaagattagatgatttatggtgcgaccgattaatcggatatttaatgagattaaatttgccgattaattagacccgatttattagatttaatggtgtgctaagtggttatttttatggaaccacttggagccaattatagaaagaaacatgggccaattgtatgataacacttagctatacacatggactaattaaatgatgtcacctagacttacacatgtcacttggagccttgattctccttaatcccacatcggtggggctttgaatttgtcttccccatattgcttataaaaggggcagcatgcatgtttagatataagagatatatatatatacatgtatatgggtgtacgtgtataagtgtaaggaaattcaagttgaattgttcaatttgaattaatcctactagtctaataaatttcgggtgtcgcatcgaggtgtttctttcgagtgttggtcgctagcaccgccgatctcgaaaactcgtcgacaaagtcggtgtggataccagtagaggcgtcacgcgtgggacgctcggtcgacaactttaaatattccaggtacgcttttatttactcttactcttctagtaggtcttggaactagtttcacgggtaggaaattttgaatttctgttccttttacgcttccgttagccccgtggaactagcaattggtatcagagcctagctagttagaatctgagtagataatagcataaaatatgattttatgcttggtactcgtgtgattatgtttgatatttgcggtgcatgactgttagacatggacaatgtcctagttgtgttagtataatagttatgcgtttggactattatgtaattgttacataatagtgtatggtgagatcgattaaatgttaataaaatccctcaaaatattaagtccatatccttccaccatgtaacgctcgtcaagaccaagatcgatgagtgtgtagaccttgccttcgcatgATGCCCTCATTTATCCTAGTAAGATgtggtgtttaccagtgggtcggacttaactgagcaagcctaataggattaggagttcagaggcatgtagttgggcatcgatctacacgatagatttgaataaaggagttattcacccaactaatcaagagttgcatgtgatgcaattgggaaagtgagttccctacctaaatagccagttttgggtgaatcagccctcgctgactcagagcttggtgagatatggatcttgaagtactatgagaatgatattctctgaatcaatgttcagggtcattgatttgatataaatagagggagcaatatttaatagagtcctcattaaatattgtagtgtcataatacttattttgcatatttttttgtggtagttaccatggcagggagcacttctagtactttctgtttgcgatccgtccttgataaggacaaactgtcagggaataatttccttggttggtatcgaaacttgagaattgttctcacccaagaaaagaaactatatgtcttagagcaacctcttcttgcgccaccacctgacgatgccccccaagctgagaaagatgcttatagtaagcatcatgatgatgccgtaaacgtcggatgtctcatgttagtcaccatggactcggagcttcagaagcaacatgagaacatgaaggcgtacgatatgatcgtgcatctcaggcagctctatcaagagcaggcccgacatgagagattcgagatctctaaagcactttttcaggcaaggttgactgagggtagcccggtgggtcttcatgtactcaagatgattgggtacgtcgagactctgggaagactgggatttcctctgggtcaagagttggccacagatttagtcctacagtcgctgcccagcagttatagtcagttcatcatgagctataatatgaatgactacaataaaccattgcctgaactgcttaacatgttgagaacagctgagcatgatatcagtaaGGGGACGtctgttctaatggtccaggggaccaaaagaaagggtaagggcaagagtaaaggccagagggctaaaggtgcatccaagtatgacttgggtgcgttgaagcctaaagccaaggtggcaaagaatgattactgcttccattgtggcaacactggacattggaagcggaattgtaaggtatacctagaggagttgaagaagaagaagggaagtgagacttctacttcaggtatccatgttatagagatcaatgtatctactacttctacatcttgggtattagataccgggtgtggtgctcatatttgtggaaatatgcaggacctaaagaacagtagatcgttggcaaagggcgaggtggacctacgagttggaaatggagcaagagttgctacattaactgtagggacttatcacttagttttgcctactgggctagtattagatcttaacgactgttattatgtacctgctattagtagaaacataatatctgtttcttgtttggacaagaagggattttgtttcactatcaagaacaagtgttgttctatgtacatgaatgatgtatattatggcagtgcacatttaagtaatggtctgtatgttcttgatctagatacgcctatttataatgtggaaaccaaacggctcaaatctaatgattcgaacccgacttacctctggcattgtcgtttaggccatattagcgagaatcgcatctctagactccataaggatggattactggactcgtttgatttagaatcgatcgagacatgcgaaccttgcttaatggggaaaatgactaaggccccttttaccggaaaaggtgagcgagctagtgatcatctggctctcatacatactgatgtatgtggactagtgaacaagcttgctagaggtgggtatctctacttcattacatttactgatgatttcagtagatttggatatgtgtatttgatgaaacacaaatctgaatcctttgaaaagttcaaagaatttaagaatgaagtggagaatcagttgggtaagagcattaaagttcttcgatcagatcgaggaggtgaatatttgagctatgagtttgctgactatcttaaacagtgtgggattttatctcaactgactccacctggaacaccacagtggaatggtgtagctgagaggaggaatcgaactttattagatatggttcgatctttgatgagtcatgcaaacttacctgactccttctggggatatgctctacagacagctgctctcatattaaacaatgctccgtcgaaatcagttgaaaggacaccatatgagatgtggtatgggaagcgtcccaagatgtcttttctaaaaatatggggttgcgaagcttatgtgaagagattgtcttcggataagcttggccctaaatcggacaaatgttactttgtggggtatcctaaggaaactcgaggatactatttctataatcccatcgagggcaaagtgtttgtcgctcgaactgcggtattccttgagaaagagtttctcttcaaaggaactagtgggaggaaattagaacttggggaagttctaccacaaaatgacattgaccaatcgacgggcgatgttgcagaacaagtacca from Punica granatum isolate Tunisia-2019 chromosome 3, ASM765513v2, whole genome shotgun sequence includes:
- the LOC116199388 gene encoding uncharacterized protein LOC116199388, which codes for MRLQSAKAIWDYLKTEYEGDEKIRGMKVLNLMREFERLQMNESETAKQFADKLVEIANKILVLGTDLSEARLVQKLLVSVPERYEATIASLENTKELSDLKFAEVLSALQAPEHRRMMRIEEPVEGALQAKVKQGNLANNQGSTSSDAGDG